DNA from Eucalyptus grandis isolate ANBG69807.140 chromosome 5, ASM1654582v1, whole genome shotgun sequence:
CATTAAGTCTACTAAAGAAATCCAAATGATTAAAGtcataaattttaggattaataccacaaaaaacctcaaattggtatatatTTGATGAGTTtatctcaaaataattttttaactaccaAAATCTGCAAATTAATACATAAGTAACAAATTTAtgctaaattaattttctaacaaaaaaaaaaaaaaaactccgaATCAGTACACCCtccattagtttccattaagttgaattaataccatagaaaaccaaaaattagtatatttatgataaactgagagtaaaatcccaaattgacaCATTTATCAAATGTCACATGTTttccaactcaataatttgatattaaaatttaacgaaaactaattgagggtaaatttaccattttgatatactagttttgggttttttataattaaaaaattaatttgtgataaatttgttacataggtactaatttggggttttttttttttttttgtgatattaactatAAATTTTATGTGAATATTGATCTCTTATATAGTCTCACCAGACATGACGGTGACGGTCTAAATTTGGTTCAGCGTTTGTGTGCACCTCATCATGCGATATTTCAACATTGGCTAGCGTGCCTTAAAGGGCCCTCGTGAGAGAAGCGGCAAGCCTTCACTCTCATTGAATGTGGATTTCATCAATCCCTTGACACAATCATCCAATAAAAAAGGATGGACGAATTTTCTAAAAGGACTTATCCTCACCACCCGGGAGCATCTTGAAGCACGCAAGTCAAAATGGACAAAACCTCGTAGCAGGACAGGCAGATCCTGACATCATCAAGCACGTAACAACTCCCCTTGCCCCCCGGAGTACTGTCATTTAGTCTTTCTTGCCAGTCCAAGAAAGACCAAATCGACTTGACCTTTCCTCGCGCGGACGTTGCATGCAACCATTTCCGCATCGTCTTTTCTTGGAAAATCGCTTAGTAGCACCTACTTAGtaaaccatctctctctctctatagacTATAAATAAATTGGAACTGCAAATTGGCACCTTTGTATGACAAACACAAAGCAATATGGGATCTTTTCAAAGCTCATTTAGCAGCAGGGCAAGACCCATTTTGGCCATCTTGAAGCTCCTCCTATTGCTCATGTTGCTCCTTAGGGCCTCCGGGGTAGGGACCGAATACATGGATCGCAGGAAAACCTTCAAAGTTGGCGTGATTCTTGATCTAGACTCAACTCTTGGCGACCAAATGCGCATGGCGATAGAAATAGCATGCCAAGACGCCAACAACATCTCATCAGGAAGTTATTACATCAAACCATATTACGTGAACTCTCGCGCGAACCCCCTTGGAGCAATTTCTGCAGGTTAGTCATGCGCACAAGTTTCTGTTTGCCCAGTACTTATTACTTTCCCGTCAACATTCAAACTATTATCGAAATTTAAAAACAATCCTGAAAAACTATAGGTAAATCTACGTGTCAATATAAATTTGCTTctaaaagtttcaaacttttttgcataaaaaaaattcaaagcgTGCATGATGTAAGATtggaaaaaagtcaaaagtaaaagCCACGGACCATGGCTACACAAAATGACACCCTTAACTTATCCAGGTGACTGTATATGACACCCAAAATCTTGTTAAGTCATTCTACAAAAACTTCgatatattttccttaaattcaCAAGGCATATGCTCCATATTTCATgcaaaaaagagagagctttTGGCTACTAATAAGCAGAGGACTTACACATGAAGACCataaaaagtgtcaaaaaaatccttaatctattgtatttgtgccaatttaatccaaaatattttaactatgccaatttagtcctaaaacttttaatctaaagtcaattaagtcattttaactaattttaacttaatattgCTGATGTGTATGCTAACCGAtaacatgaacatttttttaaataatatttaatgaatttcgaattttctttctttctcttcttttccttctctccacAATGattggcgagggttggccttgctGGGTGTCACTTAGCCTCACTGATGCTCACCAAGTCTTGCTTGGATGAGGTGAGGATcagccttgccaaatttggaaAGGCTAATAGGTGATGTTGACCCTTGTCTCGACCAAGGTAGCCTCGCCGGTCATTGCCTAGGCCAAAGTGAGGCCTAGCGAGGGTGATAGAACATGTTGGCCTCACTAAATCTGgcaaggccgaccctcaccCAAGCTGGGGTGACCTCATCGAGCATCACTtgggccaaggcgaggccaaccctcacccagATGACGCCTGGCCTCTTTGGTGCTAGCCCTCACCTCGGCAAGGCTGACCCTCGCTTGTGGCAATGAGGGCAATCCTTGCTCAATAAGGCCAACCCTCATCGATCAttgagaaaagagggaaaaaaaaaaaaaaaaaaatcgaaacttattaaaatattataagaaaatgtttaCATCAATATTAGTCATGTCATGTAGGCTGGTTAGCATTACGTTAGCAATATCTAGCTAAAATTAACCAGAAGAATTGAATTGACTCTAggttaaaagatttagaattaaattgacattaatacaatagatttaaaaacttttttgatGCTTTTCCTTATGAAGACCAAATATGAAGTCCTAGTTCGTTTCTTTTGACTTCTAGAAGCAAAAATTGATTGTCCAGtcaaaacttaaaattattcaaattcaaaaacattATCAACATATTATATATGAATCCATGTGTCTACCGTaatatattatgaaaatttcaaattgcttAAGATTGAAAGAAAGTCAAAGTGCATGCACCACAAGATTAAAAATAGTTGTTAAATgtcttccttcaattgtttatGAGTTTTAACTGGCCTTAAATACAGTATGTTCCCTTCACTTAATAGTTTAACCTTTTGGATTGACTTTCTAGTATCGAAGTTAGATTTCTCCTAAGTTTATTATGTTCCCTATTTTTCCATTCCATGTGCTGTTCTTATAGTTTGGTTTGCACGAATGTGAGAGGGAGTGTTAGAAAATCACATATCTCTACAAAATTTATATAGACCTTTTATATTTGCAGTCTCTCTCCATGTAATAGTTTAATTTTATTGTTGTGTTTTCtaatgaaagtaaaaaataaaataaaattacaagttaaAAGACACTCCACACCATTTGAGAGATTAGAATAACAAAATGATCTCATAACGAAACTTGGAAACCGATGCCGATAGTACTTGCGCCTTTGAATTGTTTCAAGTTCAACATTACCTGTTAGTTTAACAGGTTTTATTATGCAAGTTTTATTATTCAAGTAATGCCAAGTAGCAACAACATAAAGGCCACAGTTAGTGCAAACACTGCAGATCTATTCTCGAAAGCTTAACCTTCTGTCAGCAATTGTTTAACAAAATGACTTGACGTTATTCCTCGCATACATGTATCTCTTAATGATCAATCACTGCTCTAATATCTCCCAAGAATCCAAGTAAGAGGGGTTAATAAGAGATATAAATAGAAGAAACCGGTGATGAACATTACctcaaattctgaaatttgttAGTCTAATTCTACTTTTTACCCTTTCTCACAGCTGAAAAGCTGATAAGAAAGAAGGTGCAAGTTATTATTGGCTTAGAGGCATGGCAGGAAGCGACTTTAGTTGCCGAGATTGCTAATCAATCTCAGGTACCGGTGATATCCTTTGCGGCAAACCCCCTACCACCAGCATTAATGGTGCAAACTATGTGGCCCTCACTATTTCGTATGAGTTCTGATGTATCCGACCAAATTAGATGTATCGCAGATATAGTTAGTTCTTATAACAGACGAAGAGTCACAATAATATATGAGGCGGAGGCATATGATAATATCTATTCTGAGCTGTTAAATTCTTTATCAGAAGAGCTTGACAAGATCGGCTCCAAGATAGAGGACCAAGTGATTCTTCGAGCACTTTCACCTTCGGCAAGCGTGGAAAAGTTTTTGGAAGAGAAACTAGTGAAACTGAAGTGCAAGGCATCCCCAATATTTATTGTCCTAGGGTTATCATCTCGTGCAGGTGGCCATTTTCTCAAAGAAGCAAGGAAGATAGGACTCTTCAATCGAAATTCAATATGGATTTTTGCTGAAAAACCATTCGACAATCTCTTAGCTTCAGTAGAACATTCAATAATCTCAACCACCATGGAAGGCACAATAGGATTCGTCACCTACCGTCCTGAAAACCATGCATCCAGAGACTTCAAGATCAAATTCTTGAATAAGTTCCATCAAAAGCATGGAGAGACCTTCAATTTTGAGCAAAGCATAGATGTTAGTCGAGCATACGATTCCCTCATGACTGTAAAAAAGGCCGTAGGTGCGTTGCCAACTAATGACATTACCCCTGAGCTTTTGCTTGACAGAATATCGAGTGTTCGACTCGTTGGTTTGAGCGGGGTAATACAATTGAGAAAGGTCAGTTGACAGGTCAAGCCAAATTCCAAATTGTAAGTGTCGATGGAAATGAAAGTAGAGCGCTTCAGCTTTGGTCTCCCAACTTCGGCTTTTCGAAGAGCTTTCCACAGAAACAAAGTCAAAGGACAAGTGCTTATGCAAATTCAGACACATTGAAGACCCATCGAAAATACATCCCGCAGATGGTGATTGGAATTCCTCGTACAACTCCCTTCGGTAAGTTTGTGAAGGAGCAAATAGACGATGTAACTGGGAAAGCGACGTACATTGGGTTTTGCATGGATGTTTTTGAAAAGGCGCGTCCTCATGGTTTGAATTATACATTTTTACCTCATGAAGGAACATACGAGGACTTGGTCAACAAAGTTCATGACAAGGTACCACATCATCATCTCTGTTCCTCAATGATTATTCAATGATTACTTACTGCATTTTAGAATATCCACTAATACAGCATGAGCACATTACAACAACCAACAGGTTTATTTCACACAGATCCTTGTTCGCTACATTTGACCACTAGGGGACTTACAAGATTGTATCACTATGCATTATTAGACCACCAAAGTCTCCACATTTTAGCAGTAATTTTTGCTTGGATGATGGCGTCCTTTGGGTGTTAATTACTAAAATGCATCATTTTAATGTTGCTCATGTCGTGACATTGATGGAAGACCTACGACGCTGCAGTTGGAGATATAACTATTTTAGCTAATCGCTCGCAGCATGTCAAGTTCACACAACCATTTATAGAGTCAGAGCTTTCAATGATAGTTCCCGCAAAACCAGACTCAGACAGGGCACTAATCTTCATGAAGCCTTTCACTCCAACCATGTGGGTTGCTTCTGGAGGCATCCTTATATACACAATGCTAGTAGTTTGGTTCCTGGAACATCCGACCAATCCGGCGTTTAGAGGCTCTTGGCCTAATCAGCTCTCCACCGTTCTTTGGTTCACTTTCTCATCCCTCTTTTATGCTCATAGTAAGTAACTTCCCACTGTTGATTATAGTCCA
Protein-coding regions in this window:
- the LOC104446870 gene encoding glutamate receptor 2.7, which translates into the protein MDRRKTFKVGVILDLDSTLGDQMRMAIEIACQDANNISSGSYYIKPYYVNSRANPLGAISAAEKLIRKKVQVIIGLEAWQEATLVAEIANQSQVPVISFAANPLPPALMVQTMWPSLFRMSSDVSDQIRCIADIVSSYNRRRVTIIYEAEAYDNIYSELLNSLSEELDKIGSKIEDQVILRALSPSASVEKFLEEKLVKLKCKASPIFIVLGLSSRAGGHFLKEARKIGLFNRNSIWIFAEKPFDNLLASVEHSIISTTMEGTIGFVTYRPENHASRDFKIKFLNKFHQKHGETFNFEQSIDVSRAYDSLMTVKKAVGALPTNDITPELLLDRISSVRLVGLSGVIQLRKKQSQRTSAYANSDTLKTHRKYIPQMVIGIPRTTPFGKFVKEQIDDVTGKATYIGFCMDVFEKARPHGLNYTFLPHEGTYEDLVNKVHDKSYTASLTTMLTLQELKPTVTTMERLRISKARVGCDAVSFVCDYLKNTLHFSKDIIIGLRNSSRYGDQFASGNIAALFLESPYERAFLAKYCYGYAVTHENYRFGGFGFVFPKSSSLAAKFSEAILKLSESGEIKRLENKWFRRKCAMRNDASEIPRLGLDSFWGLYAFTITISTACLLVAYLWMRRNRRSHEEGSNGDGLSQDLSIS